A single window of Pseudomonadota bacterium DNA harbors:
- the adk gene encoding adenylate kinase: MRIILLGGPGAGKGTQGDVLCAHFGIPKISTGDMLRAAVRDGTPLGLAAKGIMDAGGLVSDDIILGLIGERVKAADCARGFLFDGFPRTIPQAEGLAAAGVEIDYVVEIAVDDEEIVKRMSGRRVHPASGRSYHVVFNPPKVAGKDDLSGEDLIQRDDDKEETVRKRLAVYHEQTMPLVDLYSRAANDNPRLKYVRVNGIGEVDAISKTIIKALSA; the protein is encoded by the coding sequence ATGCGTATCATTCTGCTAGGCGGGCCCGGCGCGGGCAAAGGAACCCAGGGCGACGTGCTGTGCGCGCACTTCGGCATTCCCAAGATTTCCACCGGCGACATGCTGCGCGCCGCGGTGCGCGACGGCACGCCCCTGGGATTGGCGGCGAAGGGCATCATGGATGCCGGTGGCTTGGTGTCCGACGACATCATCCTCGGCCTCATCGGCGAACGCGTGAAGGCCGCCGATTGCGCGCGTGGTTTCCTGTTCGATGGATTCCCGCGCACCATTCCGCAGGCCGAAGGCCTCGCCGCCGCCGGCGTCGAGATTGATTACGTGGTCGAGATCGCGGTCGATGATGAAGAGATCGTCAAACGCATGTCCGGCCGTCGCGTGCATCCGGCCTCGGGGCGTTCCTATCACGTGGTGTTCAATCCGCCGAAGGTCGCGGGCAAGGATGACCTGAGCGGCGAAGATCTCATTCAACGCGACGACGACAAGGAAGAGACGGTGCGCAAACGTCTTGCCGTCTATCACGAACAGACCATGCCGCTGGTCGACTTGTACTCGCGCGCCGCGAACGACAATCCGCGTCTCAAGTACGTGCGCGTGAACGGCATCGGTGAAGTCGATGCGATCAGCAAGACGATCATCAAAGCGTTGTCGGCATGA
- the rpoS gene encoding RNA polymerase sigma factor RpoS, whose protein sequence is MAGHRGKPPASEKPEDAVEPGAVAAGEAEFEADADLEINDELVELDEEFDPAAEPLDAESDGDAAVAEVPQFVAGEVSQGDMDATRLYLNEIGFSPLLSAAEEVHFSRLSLRGDVAARKRMIESNLRLVVKIARRYMNRGLALLDLIEEGNLGLIRAVEKFDPERGFRFSTYATWWIRQTIERALMNQTRTIRLPIHVIKEINIYLRAARQLAQKLDREPSPEDVANLLDRPIDDVKRMLGLNERIASVDVPAERDSERSLLETIPDEHNRDPANLLQDEDVQRHLEIWLAQLNDKQRAVVERRFGLHGREIATLEEVGNEIGVTRERVRQIQIEALRRLRQILEREGFSVDALFADL, encoded by the coding sequence ATGGCCGGTCACCGTGGCAAACCACCCGCGAGCGAGAAGCCGGAAGATGCCGTTGAACCCGGCGCCGTAGCGGCGGGTGAGGCCGAGTTCGAGGCCGACGCCGACCTCGAAATCAACGACGAACTCGTCGAGCTCGACGAGGAATTCGACCCCGCCGCCGAGCCGCTGGATGCGGAGTCCGACGGCGACGCCGCGGTCGCCGAAGTGCCGCAGTTCGTGGCCGGCGAAGTCTCCCAGGGCGACATGGATGCGACCCGCCTCTATCTCAACGAAATCGGGTTTTCACCGCTGCTGAGCGCCGCCGAGGAAGTGCACTTCTCGCGCCTGTCGCTGCGTGGAGACGTCGCCGCGCGCAAGCGCATGATAGAGAGCAACCTGCGCCTGGTGGTCAAGATTGCGCGGCGCTACATGAATCGCGGCCTGGCATTGCTTGACCTCATCGAGGAAGGCAACCTGGGCCTGATCCGCGCGGTCGAGAAATTCGACCCGGAACGCGGCTTCCGTTTTTCGACCTACGCCACGTGGTGGATACGCCAGACCATAGAGCGCGCGCTGATGAACCAGACGCGCACCATCCGGCTGCCGATCCATGTCATCAAGGAGATCAACATCTACCTGCGCGCGGCGCGACAGCTGGCGCAGAAGCTCGACCGCGAGCCGAGCCCCGAGGATGTCGCCAACCTGCTCGACCGGCCCATCGACGACGTCAAGCGCATGCTGGGACTGAACGAACGCATCGCCTCGGTTGACGTGCCCGCCGAGCGCGATTCGGAACGCTCGCTGCTCGAGACCATACCCGACGAGCATAACCGCGACCCCGCCAACCTGCTGCAGGACGAAGACGTGCAGCGCCACCTCGAGATCTGGCTGGCGCAGTTGAACGACAAGCAGCGCGCGGTGGTGGAGCGTCGCTTCGGATTGCACGGTCGCGAGATCGCGACCCTCGAGGAAGTCGGCAACGAGATCGGTGTCACGCGTGAGCGCGTGCGGCAGATCCAGATTGAAGCGTTGCGGCGCCTGCGCCAGATCCTCGAACGCGAGGGCTTCTCGGTCGACGCACTGTTCGCCGATTTGTGA
- a CDS encoding peptidoglycan DD-metalloendopeptidase family protein, which translates to MALLIAGCASDYQAPIEQKPALPSVARATPAVAPRVTRAPATDNDQGVPAVHVVASGDKLLTIAWRYGLDVRDLVRWNQLSNPDLIVIGQALRLRPPPPVAPPRMPPSAAATAPRVAPPSPAAPLPKPAPRISMAPIEAAPSAPPAAAAAPTSPSPRAAPVMTTDNANDKPMASDAGSNLALNKAGVRWMWPAQGKVSAADAGSVTKGIDIRGARGQAVKAAAGGTVVYSGSGLRGYGELIIIQHNDTFLSAYAHNEARLVQEGRHVDAGETIARMGNSDTTDVMLHFEIRRNGKAVDPLQYLPNR; encoded by the coding sequence ATGGCGCTGCTGATCGCCGGCTGCGCCAGTGACTACCAGGCGCCCATCGAACAGAAGCCGGCCTTGCCCAGCGTGGCGCGTGCGACGCCCGCCGTGGCGCCGCGCGTGACCCGCGCGCCGGCGACCGACAACGACCAGGGCGTGCCCGCCGTGCACGTGGTTGCGAGCGGTGACAAGCTGCTGACCATCGCGTGGCGCTATGGACTCGACGTGCGCGATCTCGTGCGCTGGAACCAGCTCTCCAATCCGGATCTGATCGTGATCGGCCAGGCGCTGCGCCTGCGCCCACCGCCACCGGTGGCGCCGCCGCGCATGCCACCGAGCGCCGCGGCAACGGCACCGCGCGTGGCGCCGCCATCGCCCGCCGCGCCGCTGCCCAAGCCCGCGCCGCGCATCAGCATGGCGCCGATCGAGGCAGCGCCGAGCGCGCCACCCGCTGCCGCGGCCGCGCCCACTTCGCCATCACCGCGTGCCGCGCCGGTCATGACGACGGACAATGCCAACGACAAACCAATGGCGAGCGACGCCGGCAGCAACCTCGCATTGAACAAAGCCGGTGTGCGCTGGATGTGGCCGGCGCAAGGAAAAGTATCGGCGGCCGATGCAGGTTCGGTGACCAAGGGCATCGACATTCGCGGCGCGCGCGGACAAGCGGTCAAGGCCGCCGCGGGTGGCACGGTGGTCTATAGCGGAAGTGGACTGCGGGGCTACGGTGAGCTTATCATCATCCAGCACAATGACACGTTCCTCAGCGCCTACGCGCACAATGAAGCGCGCTTGGTACAGGAAGGCCGCCACGTCGATGCGGGGGAAACGATCGCACGAATGGGGAACTCGGATACCACAGACGTGATGCTGCATTTCGAGATTCGTCGAAATGGAAAGGCAGTCGATCCGCTGCAATACCTTCCGAACCGATAG
- a CDS encoding protein-L-isoaspartate(D-aspartate) O-methyltransferase: MTSQRARNRLVEQLRRMGIETEAVLEVIRTTPRHLFVDEALASRAYENTALPIGFGQTISQPYIVAAMTAALYTTGPLERVLEVGAGCGYQSAVLAQLAKRVFSIERIEALANKLRQRLMDLRINNVRVRHGDGYQGWPAHAPFDAILVAAAPVTVPPALLEQLAVGGRLIIPVGRAGHQQMCLYTRGEEGIEETVLERVSFVPLLEGLGQ, encoded by the coding sequence ATGACCTCCCAGCGCGCGCGCAATCGCCTCGTGGAGCAATTGCGCCGTATGGGCATCGAGACCGAAGCGGTGCTGGAAGTGATCCGAACCACGCCGCGTCACCTGTTCGTCGATGAAGCGCTCGCCAGCCGTGCCTACGAAAACACCGCGCTGCCCATCGGCTTCGGCCAGACCATCTCGCAACCTTACATCGTCGCCGCCATGACCGCCGCCTTGTACACCACCGGCCCGCTCGAGCGGGTGCTGGAGGTCGGCGCGGGTTGCGGTTACCAGAGCGCAGTGCTGGCGCAGCTCGCCAAGCGCGTGTTCAGCATCGAGCGCATCGAGGCGCTCGCCAACAAGCTGCGCCAGCGGCTGATGGATCTGCGCATCAACAACGTGCGCGTGCGTCACGGCGATGGCTACCAGGGATGGCCGGCCCATGCGCCCTTCGATGCGATCCTGGTGGCGGCGGCGCCGGTCACCGTGCCTCCGGCCTTGCTCGAGCAGCTCGCGGTGGGTGGACGCCTGATCATCCCGGTCGGCCGCGCCGGCCACCAACAGATGTGCCTGTACACGCGCGGCGAAGAGGGCATCGAGGAAACCGTGCTCGAACGCGTGAGCTTCGTGCCTCTGCTCGAAGGACTGGGGCAGTAA
- the argF gene encoding ornithine carbamoyltransferase, which yields MALRHFLSLDDLGGDEIRALLDRALELKRWRRAGRRPPLFAHKTLAMIFEKSSTRTRVSFEGAMAEGGGKAIFLSSQESQLGRGEPPEDTARVLSQLADAIMVRTFAHDTVERIARCATVPVINGLTDTLHPCQVLADLLTYLEHRGDIAGKRVAWVGDGNNMCNTFISAARLMNFELRVATPAAYAPSVTVHPIGDARVSLGHDPKAAVRDADLVVTDVWASMGQEQEADARREVFRPFQVNAELMALAAPSALFMHCLPAHRGEEVTAEVIDHPASVVWDEAGNRLHAQKALLEFLLNPR from the coding sequence ATGGCGCTACGGCACTTCCTATCCTTAGACGACCTCGGCGGCGACGAGATCCGCGCGCTGCTGGATCGGGCGCTGGAACTCAAGCGCTGGCGGCGCGCCGGTCGTCGCCCGCCCTTGTTCGCGCACAAGACGCTGGCGATGATTTTCGAGAAGTCCTCGACCCGCACGCGCGTGTCCTTCGAGGGCGCGATGGCGGAGGGCGGTGGCAAGGCCATTTTCCTGTCCAGCCAGGAATCGCAACTCGGCCGCGGCGAACCGCCGGAAGACACCGCGCGCGTGCTGTCGCAACTGGCCGACGCCATCATGGTGCGCACCTTTGCCCACGACACCGTCGAGCGCATCGCGCGCTGCGCGACGGTGCCGGTCATCAACGGCTTGACCGACACGCTGCATCCCTGCCAGGTGCTGGCCGATCTGTTGACCTACCTCGAACATCGCGGTGATATCGCCGGCAAGCGCGTGGCCTGGGTTGGCGACGGCAACAACATGTGCAACACCTTCATCAGCGCCGCGCGGCTCATGAATTTCGAACTGCGCGTGGCGACGCCGGCGGCCTATGCGCCGAGCGTCACGGTCCATCCCATCGGCGACGCGCGCGTGAGCCTCGGGCACGATCCCAAGGCCGCGGTGCGCGACGCCGACCTGGTGGTGACCGACGTGTGGGCGAGCATGGGCCAGGAACAGGAAGCAGACGCGCGCCGTGAAGTGTTCCGTCCTTTCCAGGTCAACGCCGAACTCATGGCGCTCGCGGCGCCGTCGGCCTTGTTCATGCATTGCCTGCCGGCCCACCGCGGCGAGGAAGTGACCGCCGAGGTCATCGACCATCCGGCCAGCGTGGTGTGGGACGAGGCGGGCAACCGCCTCCACGCACAGAAGGCGCTACTCGAATTCCTGTTGAACCCCCGTTGA
- a CDS encoding acetylornithine transaminase, with protein MAAAGIPGLMSNYGRMDVTFSHGRGAWLWDTEGRPYLDALSGIAVCGLGHAHPDVTAAIAAQATRLLHTSNLYRVERQEQLATRLCALSGMDRVFFCNSGAEANEAAIKIARKFGHEKGVARPAVIVTDGSFHGRTLATLSATGNAKVHAGFEPLVEGFVRVPYDDVDAVGNAAGNADVVAVLVEPVEGEGGIVVPEARYLAALRKICDDRGILLMLDEVQTGMGRTGRWFAHQHHGIVPDVMTLAKGLGNGVPIGACVARGAAAEVLQPGTHGSTFGGNPLVSAAALAVIDTMERDGLVQRAGTLGARMVADFKHALAGNKAVVSIRGHGLMLGIELDRGCYDLVKLALAQGLLINVTADKTVRLLPPLILSDDEARQVVTRVAGLINEFTGHAA; from the coding sequence ATGGCAGCAGCGGGTATACCAGGATTGATGTCGAACTACGGGCGCATGGACGTGACGTTCAGTCACGGTCGCGGCGCGTGGTTGTGGGACACCGAGGGACGTCCGTATCTCGACGCGCTGTCGGGCATCGCGGTATGCGGCCTCGGCCACGCCCATCCCGACGTGACCGCCGCCATCGCCGCCCAGGCCACACGCCTGCTGCACACCTCCAATCTCTACCGCGTCGAACGCCAGGAACAACTCGCCACTCGGCTGTGCGCGCTGTCGGGCATGGACCGCGTGTTCTTCTGCAATTCGGGCGCCGAGGCCAACGAGGCCGCGATCAAGATCGCGCGCAAGTTCGGCCATGAAAAAGGCGTGGCGCGGCCCGCGGTGATCGTCACCGACGGCAGCTTCCATGGCCGCACGCTGGCGACCTTGAGTGCGACCGGCAACGCCAAGGTGCACGCCGGCTTCGAGCCCTTGGTCGAAGGTTTCGTGCGGGTGCCCTATGACGATGTCGACGCGGTCGGCAACGCCGCCGGCAATGCCGACGTCGTCGCGGTGCTGGTCGAACCGGTCGAAGGTGAAGGCGGTATCGTGGTGCCGGAGGCGCGCTATCTCGCGGCGCTGCGCAAAATCTGCGACGACCGCGGCATCCTCTTGATGCTCGATGAAGTGCAGACCGGTATGGGGCGCACCGGACGCTGGTTCGCCCATCAGCATCACGGCATCGTGCCGGACGTCATGACGCTCGCCAAGGGACTCGGCAACGGCGTGCCGATCGGCGCCTGCGTGGCGCGCGGCGCGGCTGCCGAGGTCCTGCAGCCCGGCACCCACGGTTCGACTTTCGGTGGCAATCCGCTGGTGTCGGCGGCGGCGCTGGCGGTGATCGATACCATGGAGCGCGACGGCCTGGTGCAACGTGCCGGCACGCTCGGCGCGCGCATGGTTGCCGATTTCAAGCACGCGCTGGCGGGCAACAAGGCAGTCGTCAGCATCCGCGGCCATGGCCTCATGCTCGGCATCGAGCTCGATCGCGGTTGCTACGACCTGGTCAAGCTGGCCCTCGCCCAGGGGCTCTTGATCAATGTCACCGCCGACAAGACCGTGCGCCTGCTGCCGCCCCTCATCCTGTCGGACGACGAGGCTCGGCAAGTGGTGACTCGGGTGGCCGGCCTCATCAACGAATTCACCGGCCACGCGGCCTGA
- a CDS encoding hydantoinase B/oxoprolinase family protein, protein MDSIALSLFVKRLSSICREMGATLRRAALSPNIKDRLDYSCALFDARGELCAQAAHIPVHLGSMAFAMRGIVSAIDWQAGDMIIVNDPYLGGTHLPDVTVIAPLFIDGACVAFVANRAHHADIGCARPGSMPLSRTLDEEGLVIAPRHLLRGGQADADMHALLAARLRNPAATLADLAAQVSSNRIGLERLGALFRRLGARDFENGLAAVNDYAETLARGALAALPAGTYVYVDALDGDGIVAGQVPLKVAVTLADGRARVDFSGSAAQVAGNLNCPLAVTAAAVYYVFYSLMPRDTPPCAGSLRPLEIVATPGSVLNAARPAAVAAGNCETSQRIVDVILGALAQALPQRIPAAANGSMNNVAMGGAGWDYYETIGGGTGAHAGNHGLDAVHSHMTNTLNTPVEVLEMTYPLRIRRYAIRRGSGGAGRHRGGDGIERCYEFLADAAVTVLSERRDTAPWGLAGGAAGARGRNALNDTPLASKCEVDLKAGDRLTVMSAGGGGWGAA, encoded by the coding sequence GTGGATTCCATCGCCTTGTCACTGTTCGTCAAGCGGCTCTCGTCCATATGCCGCGAGATGGGCGCGACGCTGCGTCGCGCGGCGTTGTCGCCCAATATCAAGGACCGACTGGATTATTCCTGCGCGCTGTTCGACGCGCGCGGCGAACTGTGCGCGCAGGCCGCCCACATCCCGGTGCACCTCGGCAGCATGGCCTTCGCGATGCGCGGCATCGTCAGCGCCATCGATTGGCAAGCCGGCGACATGATCATCGTCAACGACCCCTACCTGGGCGGCACCCATTTGCCGGACGTGACCGTCATCGCGCCGCTGTTCATCGATGGCGCCTGCGTGGCCTTCGTCGCCAACCGCGCCCACCACGCCGACATCGGCTGCGCGCGCCCGGGTTCCATGCCCTTGTCGCGAACGCTCGACGAGGAAGGCCTGGTGATCGCGCCGCGACACCTGCTGCGCGGCGGCCAAGCCGATGCCGACATGCACGCCCTGCTGGCGGCGCGGCTGCGCAACCCGGCGGCGACACTGGCCGATCTCGCCGCCCAGGTCAGCAGCAACCGCATCGGGCTGGAACGTCTCGGCGCGTTGTTCCGGCGCCTCGGCGCGCGCGACTTCGAGAACGGCCTGGCGGCGGTCAACGATTACGCCGAGACGCTCGCGCGCGGCGCGCTCGCGGCGCTGCCGGCCGGCACCTATGTATATGTCGACGCGCTCGATGGTGACGGCATCGTCGCCGGCCAGGTGCCGCTCAAAGTCGCGGTCACCCTCGCCGACGGCCGCGCGCGGGTCGATTTCAGCGGCTCTGCCGCGCAGGTGGCAGGCAACCTGAACTGCCCGCTGGCGGTCACCGCGGCCGCCGTCTATTACGTGTTCTACAGCCTCATGCCGCGCGACACGCCGCCGTGCGCCGGCTCGCTGCGCCCGCTCGAGATCGTGGCGACACCGGGCTCGGTGTTGAACGCCGCGCGGCCGGCGGCGGTCGCGGCCGGCAACTGCGAAACCAGTCAGCGTATCGTCGACGTGATCTTGGGCGCGCTCGCCCAGGCGCTGCCGCAACGCATTCCCGCCGCCGCCAACGGCAGCATGAATAATGTCGCGATGGGCGGCGCGGGCTGGGACTATTACGAAACCATCGGCGGCGGCACCGGCGCCCACGCCGGCAATCACGGTCTGGACGCGGTGCACTCGCACATGACCAACACCTTGAACACGCCGGTCGAAGTGCTGGAGATGACTTATCCGCTGCGCATCCGGCGCTATGCCATACGACGCGGTAGTGGCGGCGCCGGGCGCCATCGCGGCGGCGACGGCATCGAACGCTGCTACGAGTTTCTGGCCGACGCGGCGGTGACGGTGCTCAGCGAACGCCGCGATACCGCGCCGTGGGGACTGGCCGGCGGCGCGGCCGGCGCGCGCGGGCGCAATGCCCTCAACGACACGCCGCTCGCGAGCAAATGTGAAGTCGATCTCAAGGCCGGCGATCGCCTGACGGTGATGTCCGCCGGCGGCGGCGGCTGGGGCGCGGCTTAA
- the grxD gene encoding Grx4 family monothiol glutaredoxin, protein MDALERIKNIVETNPIVIFMKGTPQFPQCGFSMRTVEALKACGVDFHSVDVLAEPEMRQNLPRYSDWPTFPQVFINGELVGGCDIVLGMYQSGDLQRMTQEALA, encoded by the coding sequence ATGGACGCCCTGGAACGTATCAAGAACATCGTCGAGACCAATCCCATCGTGATCTTCATGAAGGGCACGCCGCAGTTTCCGCAATGCGGCTTCTCGATGCGCACGGTCGAAGCCCTCAAGGCCTGTGGCGTCGACTTCCACTCGGTGGACGTGCTGGCGGAGCCGGAAATGCGCCAGAACCTGCCGCGCTATTCCGACTGGCCGACCTTCCCCCAGGTGTTCATCAACGGCGAACTGGTTGGCGGCTGCGACATCGTGCTCGGCATGTACCAGAGCGGCGACCTGCAGCGCATGACCCAGGAAGCCCTGGCTTAA
- the dnaQ gene encoding DNA polymerase III subunit epsilon, with product MRQIVLDTETTGLEASQGHRIIEIGCVEIVNRRITERRYQQYINPERDIDAGAVEVHGITLADLAERPTFADIAMEFVEFVRGAELVIHNASFDVGFLNMELERLGPAWGRTEDYCTVFDTLPLAREMHPGQRNSLDALCKRYDVSNAHRERHGALLDAELLAEVYLAMTGGQATLALDAGRRQERHPGAQARPLQRPSSLVVVMPSAEELAAHELALKAVDKASRGQCVWMKS from the coding sequence ATGCGTCAAATCGTGCTCGATACCGAAACCACCGGCCTGGAAGCCTCGCAGGGGCACCGCATCATCGAAATCGGCTGCGTGGAAATCGTCAACCGGCGCATCACCGAGCGCCGTTACCAGCAGTACATCAATCCCGAGCGCGACATCGACGCCGGCGCGGTCGAGGTGCATGGCATCACCCTCGCCGATCTCGCCGAGCGGCCGACCTTCGCCGACATCGCCATGGAGTTCGTCGAGTTCGTGCGCGGCGCCGAGCTTGTCATCCACAACGCGAGCTTCGACGTCGGCTTCCTGAACATGGAATTGGAACGGCTCGGACCGGCGTGGGGCCGCACCGAGGACTACTGCACGGTGTTCGACACCTTGCCGCTGGCGCGCGAGATGCACCCCGGCCAGCGCAACAGCCTGGACGCGCTGTGCAAACGTTATGACGTCAGCAACGCCCATCGCGAACGTCACGGCGCGCTGCTCGACGCCGAGCTGCTGGCGGAGGTGTACCTGGCCATGACCGGCGGCCAGGCGACGCTGGCGCTGGATGCCGGACGCCGCCAGGAGCGTCACCCCGGCGCCCAGGCGCGGCCACTGCAAAGACCGAGTTCGCTGGTGGTGGTGATGCCGAGCGCCGAGGAACTGGCGGCGCACGAGCTGGCGCTCAAGGCCGTCGACAAGGCCAGTCGCGGTCAGTGCGTGTGGATGAAATCCTGA
- the rnhA gene encoding ribonuclease HI gives MSSDADVVEIYTDGACRGNPGPGGWGALLRYRGRERHIKGAAASTTNNRMELTAAIEALGALTRKSRVHIHTDSQYVKNGITEWMANWKKRGWKTANREPVKNVDLWQLLDQACAAHEVRWYWVKGHAGHVDNELADSLANAAIDEMLAAR, from the coding sequence ATGAGCAGCGACGCCGACGTCGTCGAGATCTACACGGACGGCGCCTGCCGCGGCAATCCCGGCCCGGGCGGCTGGGGCGCGCTGCTGCGCTATCGCGGGCGCGAACGGCATATCAAGGGCGCCGCGGCGAGCACCACCAACAACCGCATGGAACTGACCGCCGCCATCGAGGCGCTCGGCGCCCTGACGCGCAAGAGTCGCGTTCACATCCACACCGATTCACAATACGTGAAGAACGGCATCACCGAATGGATGGCGAACTGGAAGAAACGCGGCTGGAAGACCGCCAATCGCGAGCCGGTCAAGAATGTCGACCTGTGGCAGTTGCTGGACCAGGCCTGTGCCGCCCACGAGGTGCGCTGGTACTGGGTGAAGGGGCACGCCGGGCACGTCGACAACGAACTGGCCGACAGCCTGGCCAATGCCGCCATCGATGAAATGCTGGCCGCGCGCTGA
- a CDS encoding methyltransferase domain-containing protein, translated as MKINSNEGFGDAGLAAALRRWYQAPPGSLLAEVERRLLARYLPDLFGFHIVQLGCHHVDGLIDASRVTHKVRIDLGHTLNVEADMHCVEDALPLQANSIDVLVLPHVLEYAIDAHRVLREAERVLIGEGHLVILGFNPWSLFGVRSLLSRWQGRAPWHGRFIGVARVKDWLQLLGFDVLHVERGSYRPPARGAKLNLHLEFMERLGAFCWPVLGNMYLIVARKRVEGLTPLRASWRQRRRLVAGSVIEPTTRARLRGKSAP; from the coding sequence ATGAAAATAAATTCCAACGAAGGTTTCGGCGACGCCGGCCTCGCGGCGGCGTTGAGGCGCTGGTACCAGGCGCCTCCCGGCAGCCTGCTGGCGGAGGTCGAGCGTCGGCTGCTGGCTCGCTACCTGCCGGATCTGTTCGGCTTCCACATCGTGCAACTCGGTTGTCACCACGTCGACGGGCTCATCGATGCCAGTCGCGTCACGCACAAGGTGCGCATCGATCTCGGGCATACGCTCAACGTCGAGGCCGACATGCATTGCGTCGAGGACGCGCTGCCGCTGCAGGCCAACTCCATCGACGTGCTGGTGCTGCCGCACGTGCTGGAGTACGCCATCGACGCGCACCGCGTGCTGCGCGAAGCCGAGCGTGTGCTGATCGGTGAAGGGCATCTCGTGATCCTGGGCTTCAATCCCTGGAGCTTGTTCGGTGTGCGTTCGCTGCTGAGCCGCTGGCAGGGGCGCGCGCCCTGGCATGGTCGCTTCATCGGCGTGGCGCGGGTCAAGGACTGGCTGCAGTTGCTCGGCTTCGACGTGCTGCACGTCGAGCGCGGCAGCTATCGACCGCCGGCGCGCGGCGCCAAGCTCAATCTCCATCTCGAATTCATGGAGCGCCTGGGGGCGTTCTGCTGGCCGGTGCTCGGCAACATGTATCTCATCGTCGCGCGCAAGCGCGTCGAAGGCCTGACCCCGCTGCGCGCCAGCTGGCGCCAACGCCGGCGGCTGGTCGCCGGCAGCGTCATCGAACCCACCACGCGCGCGCGTCTGCGCGGCAAATCCGCGCCATGA